The following proteins are encoded in a genomic region of Sneathiella marina:
- the ilvD gene encoding dihydroxy-acid dehydratase, giving the protein MPEYKSKTSTHGRNMAGARALWRATGMGDSDFNKPIIAISNSFTQFVPGHVHLKDLGQMVAREIEKCGGVAKEFNTIAVDDGIAMGHDGMLYSLPSREVIADAVEYMVNGHCADALVCISNCDKITPGMLMAAMRLNIPVVFVSGGPMEAGKGMADGKPVGLDLIDAMVQAADPSVSDEQVAEVERSACPTCGSCSGMFTANSMNCLTEALGLALPGNGSMLATHADRKQLFLDAARTIVDITRRHYEMDEPGLLPRDIASFKAFENAMTLDIAMGGSTNTVLHLLAAAEEGEVGFTMEDIDRLSRKVPHLCKVAPSIQTYHMEDVHRAGGIMALLGELSRADLLHTDLPTVHSPTVGDAIELWDVVKTKSNTVQEFYRAGPGGVRTTEAFSQDKRYPELDIDRVNGCIRSKDNAYSQDGGLAVLYGNIAAEGCIVKTAGVDENSLVFSGPARVFESQDTAVEGILGDKVKAGDVVVILYEGPKGGPGMQEMLYPTSYLKSKGLGKSCALLTDGRFSGGTSGLSIGHVSPEAAEGGAIGLIEENDIIQIDIPNRTIHLDISEEEMAHRHAHMVAKGDQAWAPTESRPRKISMALRAYAALTTSAARGAVRDVDQLKK; this is encoded by the coding sequence ATGCCCGAGTATAAATCAAAAACATCCACCCATGGCCGCAATATGGCTGGTGCAAGAGCACTTTGGCGGGCAACCGGTATGGGTGACAGCGATTTTAACAAACCGATTATTGCGATTTCCAACTCCTTCACTCAGTTTGTTCCAGGGCATGTGCATTTAAAAGATCTCGGTCAGATGGTGGCGCGGGAAATCGAAAAATGCGGGGGTGTTGCAAAGGAATTTAATACGATTGCCGTCGATGACGGCATCGCCATGGGCCATGATGGTATGCTTTACAGTTTGCCGTCGCGCGAAGTGATCGCCGATGCTGTGGAATACATGGTGAATGGCCATTGTGCAGACGCGTTGGTTTGTATATCAAACTGCGATAAAATTACACCAGGCATGCTCATGGCGGCCATGCGGCTTAATATCCCGGTCGTGTTTGTCTCCGGCGGCCCAATGGAGGCTGGAAAGGGCATGGCAGATGGCAAACCGGTCGGCCTTGATCTTATTGATGCCATGGTGCAAGCGGCAGATCCGTCCGTCTCAGATGAGCAGGTCGCGGAAGTTGAACGGTCAGCCTGTCCCACATGTGGATCCTGTTCCGGCATGTTTACGGCCAATTCCATGAATTGCCTGACGGAAGCCTTGGGCCTTGCATTGCCGGGCAACGGCAGCATGCTGGCGACACATGCAGACCGCAAGCAGTTGTTTCTTGATGCGGCGCGTACGATTGTCGACATCACCCGGCGTCATTACGAAATGGATGAGCCGGGATTGCTGCCGCGCGACATCGCGTCTTTTAAGGCTTTTGAAAATGCCATGACTCTCGACATCGCAATGGGGGGATCGACGAATACGGTCCTGCATCTCCTTGCAGCTGCGGAAGAAGGCGAAGTCGGGTTTACAATGGAAGATATCGATCGCCTCAGCCGTAAAGTCCCGCATTTATGTAAAGTGGCCCCCAGCATACAGACCTATCATATGGAGGACGTCCATAGAGCTGGCGGTATAATGGCGTTGCTCGGTGAATTGTCGCGTGCTGATTTATTGCATACTGACTTGCCGACTGTTCATTCGCCAACTGTTGGGGACGCAATTGAACTTTGGGATGTGGTTAAAACCAAAAGTAATACGGTTCAGGAATTTTACAGGGCAGGGCCAGGCGGTGTTCGAACGACGGAAGCGTTCAGCCAGGACAAACGCTATCCAGAGCTTGACATCGACCGTGTAAACGGATGTATCCGATCCAAGGACAATGCCTACTCCCAAGACGGCGGATTGGCCGTTCTCTATGGTAATATCGCGGCTGAGGGTTGTATTGTTAAAACTGCCGGTGTTGATGAAAACAGCTTGGTCTTTTCCGGCCCGGCTCGTGTGTTCGAAAGCCAGGATACGGCTGTCGAGGGAATTTTAGGCGACAAGGTAAAAGCCGGTGATGTGGTCGTTATCCTTTATGAAGGACCAAAAGGCGGCCCCGGAATGCAGGAAATGCTCTATCCAACTTCATATCTGAAGTCAAAGGGACTTGGTAAATCCTGTGCGTTGTTGACCGATGGCCGGTTTTCTGGCGGGACGTCAGGCTTATCCATCGGCCATGTGTCACCGGAAGCTGCGGAAGGCGGCGCCATCGGCTTGATTGAAGAGAATGACATTATCCAGATCGATATCCCCAATCGGACTATTCATCTGGATATTAGTGAAGAAGAAATGGCGCATCGGCACGCACATATGGTCGCGAAAGGGGATCAGGCCTGGGCGCCAACTGAGTCCAGACCTCGCAAGATTTCAATGGCACTTCGTGCGTATGCAGCCTTGACAACAAGCGCGGCACGCGGTGCTGTCCGGGATGTGGACCAGCTTAAGAAATAG
- a CDS encoding amidase — protein sequence MTDIHFLPAHEQATKIAAGDIGAVELLDHYLKRVETYNDALNAVIWMDEPGARARAIATDQARARGDRLGPLAGVPMTIKESYNLVGSPSTWGNPAWKDHFPERNALSVQRLLDSGANIFGKTNVPFMLADWQSFNDIYGTTNNPWDLSLTPGGSSGGSAAAMAAGLSGIEIGSDIGASIRNPAHYCGVCGHKPTYGIIPGHGQKPPGIVADSDIAVLGPIARSSLDLEIALDIMAGAGQPDGSAWTLDLKPARHNKLSDFRVAVMTSAPGFDVDTDYQACLSDIADKLAASGATVSRTARPDIDIAHAYETYILLLRAATSGALSDEQLDRFKDIVASSSSDDKSYLTLMARAGTLSHKEWLRLNNERRLMARKWAAFFDDYDVLICPAAAGPAFPQNQIGERQDRMIDVNGHLQPSTDQMFWAGYSNIVDLPSTVIPAGKTPSGLPVGLQAVAAYGEDRTSLALCRLIEESFGGFTPPPGYS from the coding sequence ATGACAGATATTCACTTCCTGCCAGCCCATGAGCAAGCGACAAAAATTGCTGCTGGGGATATTGGTGCCGTGGAACTATTAGATCATTATCTTAAACGTGTTGAAACTTATAATGACGCCTTGAATGCCGTTATCTGGATGGATGAACCAGGAGCAAGAGCACGGGCGATTGCGACGGATCAGGCGCGGGCGCGAGGGGATCGGCTTGGACCGCTTGCCGGTGTCCCGATGACGATCAAGGAAAGTTATAATCTGGTCGGCAGCCCGTCAACCTGGGGTAACCCGGCCTGGAAAGATCACTTTCCGGAGCGCAACGCCCTGAGTGTCCAGCGGTTGCTGGATTCCGGGGCAAATATATTCGGGAAAACGAACGTGCCGTTCATGCTTGCGGATTGGCAGAGCTTTAACGATATTTATGGCACCACAAATAACCCCTGGGATTTGAGCCTGACACCCGGTGGATCGTCAGGTGGCTCGGCCGCGGCGATGGCGGCTGGTCTGAGCGGGATAGAAATTGGCTCTGATATCGGTGCCTCCATTCGCAACCCGGCGCATTATTGCGGTGTTTGCGGTCATAAGCCGACATACGGAATTATTCCGGGGCATGGGCAAAAACCTCCCGGGATTGTCGCGGATAGCGATATTGCTGTTTTGGGGCCTATCGCGCGCTCCTCCCTTGATCTTGAAATCGCATTGGACATCATGGCAGGGGCCGGTCAACCAGACGGGTCCGCCTGGACTTTGGACCTGAAACCGGCACGTCATAATAAACTCTCCGACTTCAGGGTTGCCGTCATGACATCGGCGCCCGGGTTTGATGTGGATACGGATTATCAAGCCTGCCTGAGCGACATTGCAGACAAGCTTGCCGCCAGCGGTGCGACGGTTAGCCGGACGGCGCGTCCGGATATTGACATAGCACATGCATATGAAACCTATATCCTGCTCTTACGCGCTGCGACCTCTGGCGCCTTGTCCGACGAGCAACTGGATCGCTTTAAGGATATTGTGGCCAGCAGCAGTTCAGACGATAAGAGCTATTTGACCTTGATGGCACGGGCGGGAACCCTGTCCCACAAGGAATGGCTGCGACTAAATAACGAGCGTCGGTTAATGGCCCGGAAATGGGCCGCTTTCTTTGACGATTATGATGTCCTGATTTGCCCGGCCGCTGCAGGTCCGGCATTTCCTCAAAACCAGATTGGTGAGCGTCAAGATCGGATGATTGACGTCAATGGTCATTTACAGCCAAGTACAGATCAAATGTTCTGGGCAGGATATTCAAACATAGTTGATTTGCCGTCGACCGTCATTCCGGCAGGAAAAACACCTTCCGGTCTTCCGGTAGGATTGCAGGCTGTTGCAGCCTATGGCGAAGACCGGACTTCCCTGGCGTTATGTCGACTGATTGAGGAAAGTTTTGGCGGATTTACGCCACCACCCGGTTACAGTTGA
- a CDS encoding PaaI family thioesterase — MSELSIKDAEDFYEKAFPPWVKALDISFTHVEKNGVTLRIPASPALNRMDGIMCGQAIMALADTAMVFSVAAFVGEFINMTTINLQTSFLRPVVDSELFADARIIKPGRTIMYGEVNLHTGNTEKPVGHVIGNFMLL, encoded by the coding sequence ATGTCGGAACTTTCCATCAAAGATGCCGAGGATTTCTATGAAAAAGCATTTCCTCCATGGGTGAAAGCCCTGGATATCAGTTTTACACATGTTGAAAAAAACGGTGTTACACTACGTATTCCCGCCTCCCCTGCGCTCAATCGGATGGATGGCATTATGTGCGGACAAGCGATCATGGCGCTCGCAGATACCGCCATGGTATTTTCAGTGGCGGCTTTTGTCGGAGAATTCATAAATATGACGACCATTAATTTGCAGACGTCATTTTTAAGACCTGTCGTTGATAGTGAATTATTTGCCGACGCTCGGATTATAAAGCCCGGCCGAACCATAATGTATGGGGAAGTGAATTTACATACGGGAAACACCGAAAAACCTGTCGGTCACGTGATCGGCAACTTTATGCTACTCTAA
- the erpA gene encoding iron-sulfur cluster insertion protein ErpA gives MFASDNSESLVKLSESAADRINVIVDEMKSDKKMLRVAVNGGGCSGFQYSFDLEDTQNPDDLAVSNKGATLLVDQISLMYLAGSEIDYVNDLIGASFQIKNPNATASCSCGSSFAV, from the coding sequence ATGTTTGCAAGCGATAACTCAGAATCCCTGGTAAAATTGTCAGAGTCGGCAGCGGACAGGATAAATGTCATTGTCGATGAAATGAAATCCGACAAGAAGATGCTGCGCGTCGCCGTAAATGGCGGTGGATGCTCTGGCTTTCAATACAGCTTTGACCTTGAAGATACGCAAAACCCAGATGACCTTGCCGTAAGTAATAAAGGCGCCACCTTACTTGTCGATCAAATCTCGTTGATGTATCTGGCGGGCTCGGAAATTGACTATGTAAATGACCTGATCGGAGCGTCTTTCCAAATTAAGAACCCGAACGCGACAGCGTCCTGTTCCTGCGGATCATCATTTGCCGTTTAA
- a CDS encoding DALR anticodon-binding domain-containing protein — translation MSLSYLFHARKALFQAINELEDLDNLQKQQIYREVSLKPPKNTGWGDLCTNIIILLKSKEYIIDFNAEDRFIKAFSELPGLDTAVLAESGYINLKYGNAIWQNGVTEILEKDEKYGLDPDNQEISIEFPNIVNDLTSARLHVNAKSLRSVAGLTGWSFDERAEVEREPFGFPLETAIARCGKSQTDFALIANPPAFIDAFSPILAIDKTYDNPVFCIPYARRFLMKLLDRAKAIEETAADMSVLSLPIEVKLAKLLCGWPMAVEKTWRKRDVFYLIAFLQDVSLLFFRLVEERRPISSEYLRTEPAVLARLLLLSATKKILDQGLDILDLQSTEEFV, via the coding sequence ATGTCTTTGAGCTATTTATTCCATGCCAGAAAGGCGCTTTTTCAGGCGATAAATGAGCTTGAAGATTTGGATAATCTGCAAAAGCAGCAGATTTATCGAGAGGTTTCCTTAAAGCCTCCGAAAAACACGGGCTGGGGCGATCTTTGTACAAACATCATTATCTTGCTGAAATCAAAGGAATATATAATAGATTTCAACGCAGAGGATCGATTTATTAAAGCTTTTTCTGAGCTTCCCGGACTGGACACTGCGGTTCTTGCAGAAAGTGGATATATCAATCTTAAATATGGGAATGCCATCTGGCAAAACGGCGTTACAGAAATTCTTGAAAAAGATGAAAAATATGGACTGGATCCGGACAATCAGGAAATTTCAATAGAATTTCCCAATATAGTCAATGATTTGACAAGTGCCCGGTTACATGTGAATGCGAAAAGCCTGCGGTCTGTGGCGGGTTTGACAGGATGGTCCTTTGATGAACGAGCAGAAGTTGAACGAGAACCGTTTGGCTTTCCTCTTGAGACTGCCATTGCCAGATGCGGCAAGTCTCAGACAGATTTTGCTTTGATTGCAAATCCGCCAGCGTTTATCGACGCATTCAGCCCCATTTTGGCCATAGATAAGACTTATGATAATCCCGTATTTTGCATTCCCTATGCGCGTAGGTTCCTGATGAAGTTGCTGGATCGCGCGAAAGCAATTGAGGAAACGGCAGCAGATATGTCCGTCTTAAGTTTGCCCATAGAAGTAAAATTGGCAAAATTACTATGTGGATGGCCAATGGCTGTGGAAAAAACTTGGCGTAAAAGGGATGTTTTTTATCTCATTGCTTTCCTGCAGGACGTTTCCTTGCTATTTTTCCGTCTGGTTGAAGAGAGGCGCCCAATCTCATCGGAATATTTGCGGACTGAGCCGGCAGTATTGGCGCGTTTGCTTTTGTTAAGCGCAACTAAAAAGATACTGGATCAAGGGTTAGACATTCTTGATCTCCAATCGACAGAGGAGTTTGTCTAG
- a CDS encoding OmpA family protein — protein sequence MIGREHLARSLKHQKKETRQTSQGAPRAAAFTFYQHFLKFCSFKNHRFSATIILMVAISSMSIYHAGEKARETRNCIIDAVKNDTASPVTSAKLYPGLNIANLCKVGDEHPFEEVNLFLSFARTMGEFFTFPVVLFDIPSMDKPVIFLGSTERFDLFFNGGTRLPFAVPVQSLQSLFSRSSENANSNNPSFTELRNTVEKNGRKVANIAIKIAERPLLNSSVLKSKISRIEERTDRSSTKLRQLELGLDKFSNELFQMEKKSNDKIALSIPANCWNSEPNLILPFDVSAVKISSLIRIRKVKELAGEFIGSENQIVVISGFSDPTGPYSDNDRLSHQRAAEVKSLMLQSGLNAASVYSVGHGENFSTHLPRRRVEIRKCTLPPQRQIN from the coding sequence TTGATCGGCCGGGAACACCTGGCGCGGTCCCTTAAGCACCAGAAAAAAGAGACCAGGCAAACATCTCAAGGGGCTCCACGCGCCGCAGCCTTCACTTTTTACCAACATTTTTTGAAATTCTGCAGTTTTAAAAATCATCGATTTTCCGCTACCATTATTTTAATGGTAGCGATCTCTTCCATGTCAATTTACCACGCGGGGGAGAAAGCCAGGGAAACCCGAAATTGCATAATTGATGCGGTCAAAAATGACACTGCGTCTCCTGTAACCTCAGCTAAACTATATCCTGGGTTAAATATTGCAAATCTATGCAAAGTGGGCGATGAACACCCGTTTGAAGAGGTAAATCTCTTCCTCAGTTTCGCTCGAACTATGGGAGAGTTTTTTACTTTCCCTGTCGTTCTTTTTGATATTCCTTCAATGGATAAACCCGTCATTTTCCTTGGCTCCACAGAGCGTTTCGATCTATTCTTCAATGGTGGAACACGCTTGCCATTTGCCGTGCCGGTACAATCCCTGCAGTCTCTCTTTTCCAGATCTTCGGAAAATGCAAACTCCAATAATCCCAGCTTTACCGAGCTTAGAAATACCGTAGAAAAAAACGGTCGGAAAGTGGCGAACATCGCGATTAAAATAGCCGAAAGGCCTCTTTTGAACAGCTCAGTTCTAAAGAGTAAGATTTCTAGAATTGAAGAACGCACAGATCGTTCCAGCACCAAACTGCGTCAGCTTGAATTAGGGCTGGATAAGTTCAGCAACGAGCTCTTTCAAATGGAAAAAAAATCAAATGACAAGATCGCTCTATCAATTCCTGCGAATTGTTGGAACTCCGAGCCAAATCTAATCCTTCCATTCGATGTAAGTGCGGTAAAAATTTCGAGCCTCATTCGCATTAGAAAAGTTAAAGAGCTTGCAGGGGAATTCATCGGATCAGAAAACCAGATTGTCGTTATTTCAGGATTTTCTGATCCAACAGGACCCTACTCCGATAATGATCGCCTTTCTCACCAACGCGCTGCTGAAGTCAAATCCTTAATGCTGCAATCGGGGCTTAACGCGGCATCTGTCTACAGCGTCGGCCACGGAGAAAATTTCAGCACTCATTTACCGCGACGCCGTGTCGAAATTCGTAAATGCACACTCCCTCCTCAACGCCAGATTAACTAA
- the xth gene encoding exodeoxyribonuclease III codes for MKIASWNVNSVKARLPRLVDYLKAASPDVLCLQELKVIDEAFPRLEVEELGYNVETHGQKTYNGVAILSKFPIEDVMRRLPGNEADEQSRYIEATINNVRVASIYLPNGNPVDTEKFPYKLEWMDRLIERAKYLLTLEEPTVLAGDYNVIPQNEDCYDAKAWEGDALTQPDSRNRFRHILNLGYADAYRTFTPEVNYTYWDYQRGAWQKDNGIRIDHLLLSPQATDRLALVGIDKEPRGQERPSDHTPIWCELSNAN; via the coding sequence ATGAAAATTGCAAGCTGGAATGTCAATTCGGTCAAGGCCCGGCTTCCGCGGCTTGTGGATTACCTTAAAGCAGCCAGCCCCGATGTTCTGTGTTTGCAGGAACTAAAAGTGATCGACGAAGCCTTCCCGCGCCTGGAAGTCGAGGAACTGGGCTATAATGTTGAAACCCATGGCCAGAAAACCTATAATGGCGTTGCTATACTTTCCAAATTCCCCATTGAAGATGTTATGCGACGCCTGCCTGGAAACGAGGCTGATGAACAGTCACGCTATATTGAGGCAACAATTAACAATGTTCGTGTTGCGTCCATATATCTTCCGAACGGAAACCCGGTTGATACGGAAAAATTTCCTTATAAACTTGAATGGATGGATCGGTTAATCGAACGGGCAAAATATCTTCTTACATTGGAGGAACCCACAGTCCTTGCAGGCGATTACAATGTAATCCCGCAAAATGAAGACTGTTATGACGCAAAGGCCTGGGAAGGTGACGCCCTCACCCAGCCTGATAGCCGCAATCGATTTCGCCATATTCTCAATCTAGGTTATGCAGATGCCTATCGCACCTTTACACCGGAAGTAAATTATACCTATTGGGATTATCAGCGCGGCGCCTGGCAAAAGGACAACGGGATCCGTATCGATCATTTGCTGCTCTCCCCGCAGGCAACAGATCGCCTCGCCCTTGTCGGTATTGACAAAGAACCCCGAGGTCAGGAACGCCCCTCTGATCACACACCCATCTGGTGCGAATTATCAAACGCAAATTGA
- a CDS encoding SPOR domain-containing protein, with product MSNNDFPDDDYYDGDDDRGMSKGKWIGAILAILIVAGFGVGIWYAYDQGVKKGVQLAPPIISADTSPVKEKPDEPGGMDIPHQDKQVFGVLKSGEEQEKVEKLMPPLEESTDDPAPEESVATTEPDTAAKADDAPAEKLIEKSPEAVADKPAVVEPPKPVQLPEKTVAAKKPEPVAKAPTTSTSGVRYRVQLGSFRNKEAAEKQWTTLKGKFASLLGNVSYRVQDIDVKDKGTFHRLQAGAYENKSNANKLCESLKAKKQDCLVVSR from the coding sequence GTGAGTAATAACGATTTTCCTGATGATGACTATTATGATGGGGATGACGATCGGGGAATGAGTAAGGGTAAATGGATTGGCGCTATTTTGGCGATCCTGATTGTCGCCGGGTTTGGCGTCGGTATTTGGTATGCCTATGACCAGGGCGTCAAAAAAGGAGTGCAATTGGCGCCTCCGATCATCAGCGCGGATACGTCGCCGGTGAAGGAAAAGCCAGATGAGCCCGGCGGAATGGATATTCCGCATCAGGACAAGCAAGTTTTCGGCGTATTGAAATCCGGTGAGGAACAGGAAAAAGTTGAAAAACTGATGCCGCCTCTCGAAGAATCAACTGACGATCCTGCGCCGGAGGAGAGCGTTGCGACGACAGAGCCTGATACGGCTGCCAAAGCTGATGATGCCCCGGCAGAAAAGCTGATTGAGAAATCACCTGAAGCTGTTGCGGATAAACCGGCTGTTGTCGAACCACCCAAACCGGTTCAGTTACCGGAGAAGACTGTTGCGGCGAAAAAACCGGAACCTGTAGCAAAAGCGCCAACGACAAGTACAAGCGGTGTCCGCTATCGTGTGCAGCTCGGCTCTTTCCGGAATAAAGAAGCTGCTGAAAAACAATGGACGACCTTAAAAGGTAAGTTTGCGTCACTTCTTGGTAACGTTAGTTACCGTGTACAGGATATTGATGTTAAGGATAAAGGGACCTTTCATCGCCTGCAGGCTGGTGCATATGAAAATAAGTCAAACGCCAACAAGCTTTGTGAATCCCTAAAAGCGAAAAAGCAGGATTGCCTCGTTGTCAGCAGATAA
- a CDS encoding long-chain-fatty-acid--CoA ligase — MYISQILMRAVQTRGDMVATICAGRQHTYQQFSDRVQKFAGALRSLGVGEGERVAILAHNSDRYLEFYYATPWAGGIFVPVNTRLAVPEFAYWLNDSGSEILLVDDAFAGVVPELRELVPGLRHIIYIGEAETPENMLSYEALVAENDPVEDAGRHNDELAGLFYTGGTTGVSKGVMLSHRNFVANTLNSMPAFNFSEGSRWLHAAPMFHIADGCAVFGATMGLATHVFIPGFTPAGTMQAMQDHKVTNTLLVPTMVNMVVNDPTVENYDLSSVRDIVYGASPMPEAVIVKAIEVLPNCGFTHAYGQTECAPLVTYTGPEFHELNGPNAGRFKSAGRAAYSVDVRIFDENDEEVPYGTVGEVCVRGPNVMLGYWNKPEQTEEALRGGWMHSGDGGYMDEQGFVYIVDRVKDMIISGGENVYSAEVENAVYQHPAVAECAVIGIPDEKWGEQVHAVVRLQEGKAAAEQDIIDHSHALIAGFKCPRSVSFVTDPLPLSGAGKILKTELRKPFWAESDKQVS, encoded by the coding sequence ATGTATATTTCACAGATATTGATGCGGGCGGTTCAAACCCGGGGAGACATGGTCGCAACGATCTGTGCCGGACGGCAACATACATATCAACAATTTTCCGATCGTGTACAAAAATTTGCAGGCGCGCTACGGAGCCTGGGCGTGGGCGAGGGAGAACGCGTCGCGATACTTGCCCATAATTCCGATAGATATCTGGAGTTCTATTACGCTACTCCCTGGGCAGGTGGCATCTTTGTACCCGTGAATACGCGGCTTGCTGTCCCGGAATTTGCCTATTGGTTGAATGATTCCGGATCCGAAATTCTGCTGGTCGATGATGCCTTTGCCGGTGTTGTTCCTGAGTTAAGGGAGCTGGTTCCCGGCTTAAGGCACATCATCTATATCGGTGAGGCCGAAACACCGGAAAATATGCTGAGTTACGAGGCACTGGTTGCTGAAAATGACCCTGTTGAAGATGCCGGACGTCATAACGATGAGCTTGCCGGGTTGTTCTATACCGGCGGTACGACAGGTGTCTCGAAGGGTGTCATGCTCAGCCACCGTAATTTTGTTGCGAATACATTGAACTCGATGCCGGCCTTCAACTTCAGCGAAGGATCCCGCTGGCTTCATGCAGCGCCGATGTTCCACATTGCCGATGGATGTGCCGTGTTCGGGGCGACCATGGGATTGGCGACGCACGTCTTTATTCCCGGCTTTACACCGGCCGGTACAATGCAGGCAATGCAGGATCACAAAGTAACCAATACACTTTTGGTACCCACCATGGTCAATATGGTCGTAAACGACCCGACTGTTGAAAATTACGATTTATCAAGTGTTCGCGATATTGTCTATGGCGCATCACCAATGCCGGAAGCCGTGATCGTAAAGGCCATAGAAGTTCTTCCCAATTGCGGCTTTACCCATGCCTACGGACAAACGGAATGCGCCCCTTTGGTGACCTATACCGGCCCGGAATTCCATGAATTGAACGGTCCAAACGCTGGTCGCTTTAAGTCTGCGGGGAGGGCAGCCTATTCAGTTGACGTCAGAATTTTCGATGAAAATGATGAAGAGGTGCCTTACGGGACAGTTGGCGAGGTCTGTGTTCGTGGCCCTAACGTCATGCTTGGATACTGGAACAAGCCTGAACAAACCGAAGAAGCCCTCCGCGGTGGTTGGATGCATTCCGGAGACGGCGGTTACATGGATGAACAGGGTTTCGTTTATATTGTTGACCGGGTTAAAGATATGATCATTTCCGGTGGTGAAAATGTATATTCTGCGGAAGTTGAGAATGCTGTCTACCAGCACCCTGCCGTGGCGGAATGTGCCGTGATAGGTATTCCTGATGAAAAATGGGGAGAGCAAGTTCATGCGGTAGTCCGCCTTCAAGAGGGAAAAGCTGCCGCTGAGCAGGATATCATTGATCATTCTCACGCGTTGATTGCAGGATTCAAATGCCCCCGCAGCGTTTCATTCGTGACAGATCCGCTCCCATTGTCAGGTGCCGGTAAAATTTTGAAAACGGAGCTTCGTAAGCCTTTCTGGGCTGAAAGTGATAAGCAGGTTAGTTAA
- a CDS encoding VPLPA-CTERM sorting domain-containing protein — protein MIKKVMTTTFAAATLTAVLASPAAAVGVNLILDGGFENNVGLGNNQWGVFDNVGAWTRTNGQGIEVQRGQNIGGSSPHGGQQKIELDSHNLDDKGKPKNYESNSAMKQIVSLDAGTYEYSFWYKGRTKDAGTNGIRYRITDADDGNEKIFKDDVTGVRKDGWVQYIETFSLTDATNVAFWFKAIGKEDTYGGYIDDVRLSAVPIPAALPLFGAALLGMGFLARRRKQKTALQA, from the coding sequence ATGATTAAGAAAGTAATGACTACAACATTTGCCGCAGCAACATTAACTGCTGTTCTGGCATCTCCAGCCGCTGCTGTTGGTGTCAATCTTATTTTAGATGGTGGATTTGAAAACAACGTTGGCCTGGGGAACAACCAATGGGGTGTGTTCGATAACGTTGGAGCCTGGACGCGGACAAATGGACAAGGAATTGAAGTCCAGCGTGGTCAGAATATTGGCGGGTCAAGCCCTCATGGCGGCCAGCAAAAAATCGAACTCGATAGCCACAACCTGGATGACAAAGGCAAGCCGAAAAACTACGAAAGTAATTCGGCGATGAAACAAATTGTTTCTCTGGATGCTGGAACATACGAATATTCTTTCTGGTACAAGGGTCGGACCAAGGATGCCGGTACAAACGGTATTCGGTACCGGATAACGGATGCTGATGATGGCAACGAAAAAATCTTCAAAGATGATGTAACGGGCGTCAGAAAAGACGGTTGGGTTCAGTATATTGAAACCTTCAGTTTGACAGACGCAACAAATGTTGCCTTCTGGTTTAAAGCCATCGGTAAAGAAGATACTTATGGTGGGTATATTGATGATGTCCGCCTGTCTGCGGTTCCAATTCCTGCCGCTTTGCCGCTTTTCGGCGCGGCGCTTCTTGGAATGGGCTTCCTGGCCCGACGTCGTAAACAAAAAACAGCTTTGCAAGCCTAA